The window CACGAAGAACGAGACGACGAAGTACATCGAGTACGCGACGGCGTCGAACCTCACCGGCCCTTACACGATCTCCCGCACGGGCAACTGGGCGGGCTGGGGCAGCTACCGCGAGGGCCCCGCGCTGGTCCAGCTCGACAACGGCGGCTGGCGGCTCTTCTTCGACGGCTACGGCGACGGCACGTACTACTACACCGACAGCTACGACACCTTCGCCACCTGGTCCGCCCCGGCCGCCCTGCCCGCAGTCTCCGGAACGGCCCGCCACTTCACGGTCATCAAGGAGACCGTCTCGGGCGGCCCGACCCTGGCGAAGAACGTCACCCGCTCCTTCCAGTCGGCCAACTACTCCACCCGGTACTGGCAGGTGCAGTCCTCCCTGCTCAACCTCCCGGTGGTCAGCAGCTCGAGCGCCACCGCCGAGAAGCAGGCCTCGACGTTCACGGTCGTGCCCGGCCTCGCCGACGCCAACGGCTACTCCTTCCGCGACTCGTCCGGCAGGTATCTGCGCCACTGGGACTTCCGGGCCCGTTTCGACGCCAACGACGGGACGTCGACGTTCGCCAAGGACGCCACGTTCGTCGCCCGCACGGGCACGTCGAGCGGTTCGATCCGCTTCGAGTCGTACAACTACCCCGGTTACTACCTGCGGCACTACAGCTACCAGCTGCGGGTCGAACGGTCGGACGGAACGGACCTGTTCCGGCAGGACAGTTCGTTCGTGCCGGTGACTTCCTGGGCGTGACCTGCACCCCTGCTGACCTGGGCAATCTCGGTAGCGGATTCGGAGTAGTTCCCTCCACTTCCCGGGATTGCCCAGGAGTTCCCGGCCGAGTGTGCACTGGTTGTGCATGGGGAATTTTGGCTAAGGTCTTCCAGAAATGTAAGGAGGACCATGTCCGACCTGGCCCGGTACTTCGTCGTGCTGGTGGTCCTGCTCCGGGCATACCGCGCCTGTTGACTACGTCTCGGACTGAACGGCTGGTACAGCGGCAGAAATCGTATGGGTGCAGATCGAGGCTGCGGCTGCTCATTGATGCGTTGGGTGGTCGGGGTCGTATCTGGTCGAATCCGCCTTCCCCTTGCTCTGATCGTTGGGTTGTTGCAGGTCAACGACATGATCAGCTGCCGTGGAGGCGAATCGCCGGAGCGGCAAGGGGCTGAGGGGCGGTCGTAGGGTGGCGTTCCCGTCCCTGCCCGCGGGGGCGTCGTAGCCAGTGTGTCGTGGTTGGGGGCAGGGGCAGGGCGGCTGCGGCCTTGGCGCACGGCGCCTTCTGCCGGGCGGGAGGAGACCTGCGAAAAGGGCAAGGCCGACGTTGGGTGATCCGGTTTGATCACCAGCGCGGGTGCCGGGTCGCACTGCTGATCGGTTCGAACCCGAAGCGGGCGGAAGCGGCTGTGACGCAAGTCGAGTCGGTGCGCGGCTGTCGGTGCCACCGGTGATGCGGATGCCGACACCGGCGCAGTAGCTCTGACATGGTGAGGGTTCTGCGTCTGCGGGTAAACACGGCCTCGCCCACCGCTGTTAGCGATCATGCTGGCGAACGGCGTCGCTATCGGGAGACCGAACTCGACTGGCACTCGCGGCCCATCGGTCGTGTGCCCTGATCATGTCAGGGCCTGATCCGGCTCTCGTACTCCTGTCCGCTGATCCTGGCCACGGTGCAGGACCTGCCGTTACCGGAAACGGTGGGCTCCTTGCCCTCGGTGCCCTTGACCCAGCGCACGGTGACGAAGACGGCGCCGTCCAAACGGATGGCGCCGACAGTCTCCGCGATCACCGTGCTGGAGTTGCCCGTGATCTTGATGGTGTCGGCCGCCTCCACGGTGACCATGTTGAACCGGCCGCCGATGGTGACCGTTCCACATCGTCCGGTGAGCCCGACTGTGCTCGCCTGGCCTTCGATGACGACGTCGCGCCCTGTGCAGTCGGTGGCCCGCGTGCTGTAACTGCTGCCGATGGTGAGT of the Streptomyces sp. T12 genome contains:
- a CDS encoding DUF3060 domain-containing protein produces the protein MRKATLLSRTLIALALSMMVGCSDNASEPAPAPSPGAATGSPDAARAAGGTGSAAAGSKSIPGSTAAAATGGDTALTIGSSYSTRATDCTGRDVVIEGQASTVGLTGRCGTVTIGGRFNMVTVEAADTIKITGNSSTVIAETVGAIRLDGAVFVTVRWVKGTEGKEPTVSGNGRSCTVARISGQEYESRIRP
- a CDS encoding glycoside hydrolase family 43 protein — its product is MTRRPHTPSRRSLLRAMAALPASALILGEAPGLLGTALAAAPPSGSATRYTIVPFLNSNDGTVNVYQSDDATDFRLTKASAYTPPSNRIRDASIFKHTNGYYYITYTTHTWQDTSTTIGFARSTDRVNWTFLYDYTVPIANLSRAWAPEWFVDSDGSVNVIVSCSTTNDEWIFTPYLLKATNSALTAWSSPVALAGIGANHIDTFLVKIGSTYHAFTKNETTKYIEYATASNLTGPYTISRTGNWAGWGSYREGPALVQLDNGGWRLFFDGYGDGTYYYTDSYDTFATWSAPAALPAVSGTARHFTVIKETVSGGPTLAKNVTRSFQSANYSTRYWQVQSSLLNLPVVSSSSATAEKQASTFTVVPGLADANGYSFRDSSGRYLRHWDFRARFDANDGTSTFAKDATFVARTGTSSGSIRFESYNYPGYYLRHYSYQLRVERSDGTDLFRQDSSFVPVTSWA